DNA sequence from the Oncorhynchus keta strain PuntledgeMale-10-30-2019 chromosome 1, Oket_V2, whole genome shotgun sequence genome:
cgggtgcacCTTGTCCCACATGTATTACTCTAGCatctccttgtggtgggccgggtgcacCTTGTCCCATTGTACTCTAGCatctccttgtggtgggccgggtgcacCTTGTCCCATTGTACTCTAGCatctccttgtggtgggccgggtgcacCTTGTCCCATTGTACTCTAGCatctccttgtggtgggccgggtgcacCTTGTCCCATTGTACTCTAGCATCTCCTTGTGGTGGGCATCTCCTTGGGTGCACCTTGTCCCATTGTACTCTAGCatctccttgtggtgggccgggtgcacCTTGTCCCATTGTACTCTAGCatctccttgtggtgggccgggtgcacCTTGTCCCATTGTACTCTAGCATCTCCTTCCcattgtggtgggccgggtgcacCTTGTCCCATTGTACTCTAGCatctccttgtggtgggccgggtgcacCTTGTCCCATTGTACTCTAGCATCTCCTTGTGGTGGGACGGGTGCACCTTGTCCCATTGTACTCTAGCatctccttgtggtgggccgggtgcacCTTGTCCCATTGTACTCTAGCATCTCCTGCACCTTGTCCCATTGTACTCTAGCATGGGCCGGGTGCACCTTGTCCCATTGTACTCTAGCatctccttgtggtgggccgggtgcacCTTGTCCCATTGTACTCTAGCatctccttgtggtgggccgggggGCACCTTGTCCCATTGTACTCTAGCatctccttgtggtgggccgggtgcacCTTGTCCCATTGTACTCTAGCatctccttgtggtgggccgggtgcacCTTGTCCCATTGTACTCTAGCatctccttgtggtgggccgggtgcacCTTGTCCCATTGTACTCTAGCatctccttgtggtgggccgggtgcacCTTGTCCCATTGTACTCTAGCatctccttgtggtgggccgggtgcacCTTGTCCCATTGTACTCTAGCatctccttgtggtgggccgggtgcatgcatgctgacttcggtcgccagttgaactgtgtttcttCTGGCTgacttctgggttaagtgggcagtgcggcttggcagggttgtgtttcatgttctgggtatgcttgtaatctttAAGGACTGACAAGTTTTTCGGGAACAGAATGGATGTAAAAATACTTCAACtgcagagtattttgtgtaaatttaatcccactttgtaacacaacaaaatgtgggaaatgtcaagggatgtgaatacattCTGTAGCACATAAAAATACTATTTAGAGGATGCAACTGAAACTGAATGTAGCTTTGAATGGTAGACATTTGGTTTCTACTGTAAGCATATTCATAGTAGGCATGGTGCCTGGAACTGGTGTTTGACCTTGAGAAGTCAAAGACCTGAAAGGAAATTGTGAGAAAATATGTTTATTTTCCTTGGAATATGCCAGAGTTTGGACAGCAACATGACTTCTGGACAGAAAACATtcagtgtgtggtggtggggtaaTACACAGTGTATGAAAAGCTTTTCTAATCACTCATTCACCATAATGGGCTTGTCATACTCATACTGGCCCAATTACAGTTTACACCAGCGACTGTTTGCATATTGTGTTATTGAAATCTAACAGGGAGACACATCCTCCCACAAATACTGTCCAACCACACTGACCACACTCATCCCTTTTCTGATACAGCCATTCAGACGTATTACACTTTCAATTGGTTAAAACACTCTTTGGTCCCTTTTAATGCAGTTATAGACCAATTCATAAGAATCGTTTTACATCGTTTAGTCTTATAAGGTTATATTTGGTATAACGAAAATCAACAAAACAGTTTTAAATTGAACACAAAAACATATTAATGTAATCCAACTTTGATAAAGATTAACATCTTAATCTGACAGAACTCTAAAAGTAAGCCACATTATAGGGTGTGCTGTTTAGAAGAAAACAATAGTCATTTCAGTTTAAATGAAAGAAAAATTAGATTTCAACAGTTAGTTAATTACAAGTGCAAATGAATATGCATGTGTGAATTAGAAATTTATTTTTTGAGATACCTTCAGAGAATAGGGTCATGGCCAGGGTCTGCCATTATCAACAgcaaccctggagcaattagggttaagtgccttgctcaagggcacattaacAGATATTTCACTGTGTTGGCTCAGAGACTCGaacaagcaacctttcggttactggcccaacgcgctaaccgctaggctatctaTGTAAGAGTAATAAGAATGTAAGAGGCGAAGGTGCATGAAGATGGAGGAATTCAGGTATGACTTCATTGCTTTAGCGCTACTCACAGAGTTGTTCAACTATGGCACCGTAATATACAGTGCACTGCGTTACACAAAACAAGAGTAATGCAGAGCAGTCTATAATACGGCGAAAAAAGCTAATTAGGCGTTTGCGGTAAGTACATTGGGGCCACCATCTTTATGCATGTCCGGCTATTAAAGGCATACTTAGGGTTGCACAATTCAGGCTCTCAAGTTCTGCAGTCCTGCTGATTTCCATTTCTCCCTGGGGCTTCATACTTATTATCTGGAGAGGGGAAATCAGTCTCTGGTTAACAGGTAAGGATGAAAACCGTACACTGTAGTCCTTGAGGACTGAAGGTGTGGCCCCCTGATTTatagttgaagtcgaaagtttacatacaccttagccaaatacatttaagctcagtttttcacaattcctaacatttaatcccagtaaaaattccctgttttaggtcagttaagatcacaaccttattttatgaatgtgaaatgtcagaataatagcagagagaatgatttatttcagcttttattcctttcatcacattcccagtgggtcagaagtttacatacactcaattagtatttggtagcattgcctttaaaaggtttaacttgggtcaaacgattcgggtagccttcaacaagcttcccactataaattgggtgaattttggcccattcctcctgacagagctgctgtaactgagtcaggtttgaaagTCTCTTTGCTCGAacaggctttttcagttctgcccatacattttctaaaggattgaggtcagggacttgtgatggccactccaataccttgactttttgcgacccatttgcgaccaagatttaacttcctgactgatgtcttgagatgttgcttcaatatatgggatggtgttcttcttcctccaaacataacgatggtcattatggccaaacagttctatttttgtttcatcagaccagagggcatttcttcaaaaagtacaatctttgtccccacgtgcagttgcaaaccgtagtcttgctttttgatggtggttttggagcagtggcttcttccttgatgagcggcctttcaggttatgtcgatataggacttgttttactgtggatataaataattttgtacccgtttcctccagaatcttcacaaggtcttttgctgttgttctgggattgatttgcacttttcgcaccaaagtacgttcatctctaggagatagaaagcgtctccttcctgagcggtatgacagctgcgtggtcccatggtggttatacttgcatactattgtttgtacagatgaacgtggtaccttcaggcatttggaaattgctcccaaggacgaaccagacttgtggaggtcttcaatttcttttctgaggtcttgtcaagcaaagaggcactgagtttgaaggtaggccttgaaatatatccacaggtacacctccaattgactcaaattatgtcaattcgcctatcagaagcttctaaagccatgacatcattttctggattttcccaagctgtttaaaggcacagttaacttctgacccaccgggattgtgatacagtgaattataagtaaaataatctgtctgtaaacaattgttggaaatattacttgtgtcatgcacaaagtagatgtcctaaccaacttgccaaaactacagtttgttaacaagaaatttgtggggtggttgaaaaacaagttttaatgactccaacctaagtgtatgtaaacttttgacttcacCTGTATGTAGTGCATCCGATTGTAtttgcagacatgttttggtagcAACTGCCAAGCTAAAGAGGCTCCTAACAGCTCCTGTGCATGGCCTGCACTCCTACTGTGTCacctctgctctgctcagggcaTTGGGATGTGCTGTGTGTCCGTCTCAGGTCTGCTAGGGATCTTAGTGCTGAGAAGAGAGTTGATGTAAGGCCAGATCCTGTCGGTCTCTGTGCCAGAAAACGTGTGCAGGATGCCCTTTGACCTGGGGAGGAAAATAAGGTCACACTTTAGATGCATCGTTGCATTGATACCATGTAGCTTAAACACATTATATTGTAGTAACATGATAATAATATTGaaactaaattgtaattactatGTAACTGATCAGTTATGTACTTTATCTGAAATGTCCATGTAAGAACGTAAAGTATGGCCAAAAACGTTAAATAAGCAATGGTGAGAGAGTACGAATGTGGGTACAGTATTTCTGACCATGGACATTAATGATAAACTGACTACACAAGATTAGGCTAGACTTTACAGGGCAAGCTATTTACACAGTGCTTTTAAAAATGTGTCATTGATGTGAAGAGTGGACGTACTTGTACAGGTCTATGACTGGCTTGGCCACGTCCTTGTAGTGCCTCAGTCTGGCCACTAGGGCCTCTGGTTGGTCATTATCATGCTGGATCAGAGGCTCTCCGCTGAGGTCATCCCTGCCCTGGAGGGATGACACAACACAGAGAGATTCTTACAGCAATGGCGTAAACTCATGAAAACTGTACACAGATAGTTATCTTGAACCCCTCACATTCAAATTATCCAAATATTGTACTGATCATAAACAAATACAAGATAATCTGGTACCATATTTTCACAGCCTTCTGTAGAAACCATTGCTTAGTGCTGGGTTCTGGGAGGAACAGACAGACTAACCAGAAGTCTAAACACGTGTAAAGGTGAGAAAATGGTGACAAACTGGTGATTAAAAGGAGAGAATCACTACATTACGGACCTGTACGCGTGGAGGGTTGAATCCCATGTTGTAGACCCTGCCGCTGGCTGGGTGGATCCAGCGGTCACTCAGCCGGTCCTTCAGGGTCTCATAAGGGATGTTGAGGCTGATGACTAGGTCCAGATCACAGGTACTGTTCAGAGCCTTGGCCTGGGCTAGGGTACAGGGAAACcctgagggagagaagagagggatgagggcgACTGTGGGGAGGGTGcgggtttgtatgtgtgtgtctgtcatgtcTCCCCATCAAGTCTTgtttacaagtgtgtgtgtgtgtgtgtgtgtgtgtgtgtgtgtgtgtgtgtgtgtgtgtgtgtgtgtgtgtgtgtgtgtgtgtgtgtgtgtgtgtgtgtgtgtgtgtgtgtgtgtgtgtgtgtgtgtgtgtgtgtgtgtgtgtgtgtgtgtgtgtgtgtgtgtgtgtgtggtcttaccATCCATCAGCCAGCTGTGGCGAGTCATCTCCTCCAGCCTGGGCAGTAAGAGCCGTGTCATCACATGGTCCGGCACCATCAGACCCCTCTCTATGTAGGTCTTAGCAAGAACACCAGCctctgtggagagagggagggaggggagagaggatgaagaagaAAATAAGATGACGATGATGGCATCCATACCTGATATGTAAAACACATGAATACATTTTGAAAGACTTCTGATAAGAGAGCTGGACTTTAGGTTAGAGGCAGGGTGGCAGAGCAAACCAATCTAGGAATACCATTTATGGCTTTAAAGTAattgtccagtgtttccagatttcttagaaatatgacctataattacttacaatatgagtgaaatatTTTTCCTCCAAAGAATTGTAATTAATTATGTTAAAAAGCAACTTTTCTGTTTTGGAATCATGTGGGCGTATACCGGTCATTAAAAATATTCATGCgagtagaccgctgattggccagggGACTCCCTAAAACAACACCATTTCAATACATCTATAATTGGAAGTGACTTTTCGTAGCAAGTTAGGAGAGCATTTTcgctaacctaaccttaacccttttcctaaccttgaactaattctcctaacctgttacATTAAGCTGATCCTCTTCAGGAGTATGAGATCATACTTtgaggaaatagcaagcattttttTAAACAGTCTGTTTGAGATACAAGGTTGTGTTTTTTAAGTGTATTATCctccaatttatgctttggccacaaatataAGTATAGGATGACTCAACAACATTAAttgggtatgagttaacagaatattaacttttaaaaatgatattttcactggacagttacacAACACCTAAGCGATTACCCATTCACCCTGCTTTCTTTTCCCGCTTTTCCCCCTGCTTTAGTCACAGCAGTCAGTCACGTAACTTGCATCTAAGACGGATCTCCAGACAAAACTACAGTCTCTAAACTACAGTCTTCAATAATTGATTAATGTCATTGAATGACCGACTGACCAATCTGGATCACGACAATGTTGTTACAGTGGCAACAATAGAAGTACATAAAGCCAAAGCATACTATTGTTGTGTCCACAGAATTAAACGGAAGATCTCTATGGTTTTTCTATGGTTCAAGACAGAGTATGACGTGTTTATACAAGTGCTACTATAGGCCTATGTACTGTAAATAATTCCAGTATAGTAAGTCTGGAAACTGGGTTTAGTTTAGTAAGGCATGGCCTTAAAGCAGTACTGACATCTGTAATTACAAGTATAAACATGTGTTTTGGGTTTGCCCTGAATGCATCACATTTCATTTGTGGGCTAAAGAGCTGGGCACACGTTCTGATTAAAATAGGCTCCATTTAATGGACTCAGAGAAGTCCAGTCAGAGAATTTACAAACATCACTCAATATAATTTAGGAGGTATTCTGATGCAGCATTGTTATAACAGCAAGGTAATTAGGAGATTAACATTATAACAGCTGTTCAACATCTTAAACACACTATAACAGGTTTTTACTTGCCACAGCCTTACACAAAGTAAACTCTTTATAGCTGGGATTTTTTTAAAACCCTTTAATATGTGTATTTTACTGTGGACAATTCAGTAGGTTTGCCATCTCTTCTAACTTGAACTATTGTTTTTGTGGCTTGGATGATAGGAGTTTCCTGATTTGAGAAATGCTCCACTGTTATTGGATACAGTCCGGCATGGTGCCAACATGGAAGCCACTCTGGAAGCCTGAACTTGGGCCTCTGCTGGTGTTACAATATAATTGGAATTTACAGAAGTGAAAGCTCCGACAACAGGCTTAGGCTGTTGGGGGTGAAGGTTTAGGTGTGGCAAATgaaatgtgtgtatatgtgtgtatatatatatatatatatatatatatatatatatatatatatatatatatatatatatgtgtgtatatatatatatatatatatatatatataagaaaacatagaaaaaataatACATTAAACATAGATTGTTGAATTGTAAATGATAAGTAGATGGTGAGTAACTTATCAAGAGGCCAACCTGTATTTGCAGCTATATTCTCCCGAAGGAAGTCACCACTGGACAAATGTTTGAGTCCAAAGCTCTGCGCAATTCTTTCAGATATGGTCCCCTTCCCAGAACCTGGTGGACCCATGATCACAGCTCGGAACAGTTTGTCCATTATCCACTATGGCCTGAGACACCACagactgtatctgtatctggagGAGACAAAAGAAAAGCTCAACATACTTTTTGCAATCATTGAAACATTGATAAGCATATTTCAATGTTGCCCATGGTGTGCACTGTGCAACTTCTCATCAAAGTCTGTGCACAGAGACTTTctgttcctttctgttcctttgAGTGAACAGGAACATAGTTATTAAAGTGCATTATAATAGTTTCATTTAACATAGTTATTGAAGTGTATAATAGTATTGCAGGAGCAAACCATTTCTTTACATATTGGTTACTTAGGATTAATAAAGGCTAAAGAAAAACGAAACTTGCAGTTTGCAAGGTTGATAAAGAGCCTCATTCATCCTGTCAGCGAGAGAAATTGAACTTCCTAGATTTATTTTCGTACAGATGTCGGATTTAAACTATGGAGAAAAACAACAGGCCAACAGTCACGCATAATGAGAGATACCTCGCAGATGCCCACAATCACTCCTCACCTCCGATTTCTGCGTGTGTCCTGCAAAAGTATGCGTTATAAAGCACGTCGTTCACGCAGACCAAGTCAGATTTTTTTCCTGTTTTCAAAGGACAGTATGTTGCCTGCGTCTTTAAGAAAGGGATTCTCTCTGCGAATGGATGGAGGAGCTGATACAACGCCCTATTTCTCAGCACCGCCCCGAAACATCATCCAGAAAAAATGTGCGCAGGAACTCTTGGTAATGCTTAGGAATCTGGTACCTGTAGTTTTCTATTGCTGACATGAGGAATTCATTGTAGCAACCACATGTAAATCTATGGCTGAGACATGAGGACAAGAAGAGTATAGAATATAACGGATTAGAATAATAGAACCTGGATCGTCTGCACGACTGCAGATCACTTTAGCTCACTGACCTAAAGTCTACAGGCATCAGTTTATGCAGCTATCACAAGTCTATAGATCTACGGTAAGGTCATCAATCATGCATAGACCTAGTTTGTGTGACCCACCTCTACTTGGTCAATACACTATTACACACTATTAGGTTAAAGGATCACTGCGTTGCCAGAAAGTTTACTTCACTGTATGAAAGGCCAACTTCGTGCATTGATGTTCTATTAGAATGCAATTAAAGCTATTCAGAACTATTTGGGAGTAATATTTATTGGCACGTCTccagaggggagagtagagaggggtggGATCTTGATAATGTCTGCGTAATGAATGGTATAAATCCGAATTAATGTTTCCAGTCATGTGTAAGACACCTATTGACAAAACACTGTGAATCCCAAAATGGACACAATTGTTGACAGCAACAGTCAATACAGCTCGCGCGCAACGGTAATTCTCGCATTTCGGGTGTCCCTCTGAAACATTGGCCATCACACATTACCTGCCTAAtcctagatctgtttgtgctttcgCCTACTCCAttgtcattgtcaagccaaacatgaCAATTTCATACGGAGATGGCAAgaaaacagaaacagactggcacccaggctacatACCATTACGCGCAGAGACGCTGTCATTCCGCGCAACATTTGCAGACCAAGGAATGTAGCCTACTTGTTGCGAACCAGACGGCGGCGTCAGTGTCCTAAAGCTGTCAAATGCTGCGCATGCACAGCCTATTGTTGTCTTCAGTCAATGGAACCTGCCTAATCCATCAGACGAAAATACATTGGAAGATTATACATTTACTCACTAGCTGTTTTTTTTGTCACATGGTTGAGAGATttcaataacaacaaaaaatggcGACAATCACGTTGTTCTATGTGGGTCTTGCTGCGTCATAACAAAAAAAATTGAAACACGGGAATGAAACGCGCAAAATGCAAGTAAGTAAGTCTAATATGTCAGATATTGTACTGCAAGTAAATATAAAAAGATAATTGCTAATGTTAATTTGGACTACATAGTACTTGTTTTTAACTAGAAAGGGGTGTGTGTAGGCTGGGCGTTAGCGTTTGCTGCACATTAATACGACTCAATAGAAAATAAAGCATTGCTGTTTGACATGGTCTACTTATTGAATATCAAAGTTATTATGGCAATTTATGTATTTTCAAATTTGTCAGATGATAGACAGCCTATTTACAAAGGTTTTTAAATAACCTTACTCTTGTTTTATTTAGGCTATAGAAACAGCAACAAGCAATTGAAATGTGTTGATTGCATTCGATTTTCTTATAATAGTGATCATATGTTTTGAAAGAAAGTACGTTTATTTAATATGATGGTGGGCTCTTCAATATTATTTAAGGGTCTGATATGGCTATTATAAGAAGTACAGTGTATCTATGGTAAGTTTTGTAGCTAGgctatttacatttttacaattGAATTATGCAACCAATGTTATGTGTTTTGCTCGATTCAACTGTTCTCTCAACATTGCgcagctttttattttttaaataattgttgGCAAGTGCTCGTGCAATCCTGTGATATCAAACAGAACCAGCTAATCGAGTTG
Encoded proteins:
- the LOC118393713 gene encoding adenylate kinase 4, mitochondrial-like, with protein sequence MDKLFRAVIMGPPGSGKGTISERIAQSFGLKHLSSGDFLRENIAANTEAGVLAKTYIERGLMVPDHVMTRLLLPRLEEMTRHSWLMDGFPCTLAQAKALNSTCDLDLVISLNIPYETLKDRLSDRWIHPASGRVYNMGFNPPRVQGRDDLSGEPLIQHDNDQPEALVARLRHYKDVAKPVIDLYKSKGILHTFSGTETDRIWPYINSLLSTKIPSRPETDTQHIPMP